CATTTAATAATAAAACAACTCAACAATTCAAAGGCTTCCAGTTTGTTCATGCGCCCAGCTTCCATATCGGCCTTAAACATAGGATAAACGTATTGGTCCAAGCGTCCGAGAGAAATACCGGTCTGGTTTTCTTCCACTGCAAAGAGGGACTCCAGCATCCAGACTGACTGGAGCGCTTCATGGAAGGTCCGGGGTGGATTGGCTGGTACATAAGTCAAAACATCGGAAATTTTATAAAGCTCTTTCTTGCGGGCTGAATCTTGCTCTCTGTCAGCCAGCTCTTTTGCATAATTAGAAAGTCGCTTGGCATAGGCCAAAATTCCGTCACAAGTCTCAATTTCAGCCTTATAGAAGTAAATCTTATCAATGTCCTCTGGATTCACCATGGACAAGCTGCTTAATTTCTCAACAGCCTCCTGCCTTACACCATCAATGCCTTTCGTAATCAGGATTACATCATACCCTGGAGCGGTATCGCCACCGCCATTAATCTGATGATAAGAAAGATCACTGACATAAGCTTCTCCAGAAAAAGACCACACGCCAGCATCTTCATATTGTTGCTGGCAGATTTCATCCACACTCTTACCTTCCCAGAAGGGGAAGATCTCTTCTCTTAAAATCCGTTTGTCTTCTTCGCTTATTTCAAAAGGATCCTGTGTTCTAGTTGACATGGTGTCCAGTTCATCTCGAATCCATCTCCAGGCAATATCAGGGGATACAGCACCGGATCTCGCTTTCCCGCAGGGATGTCCGACAATCAACTCATCGTTTTGAATCACTAAGGGAGCTGTCTCACAAGCTTTTCTGAAACACTTTGCCCGCAGAAGTATTTTGGGCAGGCCCGAATTTTCTTTGGTTACTTGAGTGAAAGCTCTAGCACGATAGGTACTAATACTGGGTTTAACTTTTAAATAAGCTGCTTTCAGTCGTTCCAAACGTGGCGTTAGCCCCGTAATTTCCCCTTCAAACACCGGCGATTTCGTCACGCTATTCGTCGAAGTACTGTTTACGGATAGTTCCTTGGAGATCCCCTGAAACAGCTTCATGATGGCAGCCGTTTCTTCCAAAGACAAATTCTTGGTTGCATCCGCAAATTTATTTGAAAACTCTTTAATATCCAACTTTTTTCTCCTTCTCACTTTATTCAGTAGGATAAATTCTTATTGGCTCAGCGTTATCGAAGTTGCTCAAGTAATTTTTCGAGCAATTCTTTCAAATCGTGCGAACTTTCTATGGAACTCTGATTGTCAGAGCGTGAATTTCCGTTTTTTTCAGGAATCTCTCCCGCCTGTACACCCTTTGTTATATCCTCCAGCTTTCGCACACCATAGCCGACTTTTCGGATGTTAATCAAGTTCATGGGTGTGACATTATCAGAAGTAAAGCCGCCCCCTGCTGCGCCGCAACCCAAGGTTAATGCCGGAAAGAGATTGGTTGTCGCTCCTATACCCCCTAATGATGCGGGAGTATTCACCAGGACTCTTGATACAGGTTTTTTTAGGGCAAATTCACGAATCACAGCCTCATTCTTCGAGTGAATCACCAAGGTATGTCCCCGACCCTCATTAATAAGCAATTCTATGCATTTTTCGCAGGAATTCATCCAATCCTTTTCAACGTAGAATGCCAGAACCGGGCAAAGCTTTTCTCTAGAATACGGATTGTTAGGAGATACATATTTTTGTTCGGAAATCAATACTTTTGTATTTGCCGGGACACATAGGCCACTTTGCTGAGCCACCTCAATAGCTGATTTACCGACAATTTCCGGATTCAAACTATCATCGGGACGAAAAAAAAGCTTACTAAGCTGTTCCGATTCCTGTCCTGACATGAAATAAGCTCCACTTCTCCTGAGTTCTTGCCTTACTTCATCGGCGATACAACCCTCAGCAACAATGGATTGTTCCGAGGCTGAGACAATTCCATTATCGAATGTTCTGCTGGCAATAATATCTTCCACGGCCTGATTTATGTCAGCTGAACGCTCGATAAAGGCTGGTCCATTACCCGGGCCACCATAAATGGTTGGTTTACCGGATGTATATGCCGCACTGACCATCTTGGGTACACCAGTAATCAGAATAAGCGATGTGTCTTTGTGGTTCATCAATGCAACTGTACCGTCCACAGCCAGTGTTCGCAAATATCCGATAGCACCACTTGGTAATCCACTTTCCTCCGCAGCCCGTATTAGTATATCAAGCACCTTGGCGATCGTTTTTTTGGCCTTAGGATGAGGAGAGAAAACAATAGCGTTACCAGATTTTATGGCAATCAGTGCTTTATATATTGTCGTGGATGCAGGGTTCGTTGAAGGAGGCAATGCGACAATCACTCCAACGGGTACGCCAATATCCATGGTCTTGTTTTCTTTGTCTTCACCAATAATCCCAACAACCTTCATGTCCCTGATTTTCTTATACAGAAAATCGCTCGCAAAAACATTTTTGACAAACTTGTCCTGCCATTTACCAAATCCCGTTTCTTCATAGGACATAATGGCAAGTTCCCTGGCATAGTTATACACTGCTTCAGCCATATGCCCGACAATATTATCTAGTTTTTCCTGGGGGAAAGTCGCCAGTACCTTTTGAGCCTCGCGGGCGTTTTCCACAAGAATCCGAGCCTCTTGGACGGAGAGCAAATCATTGTCAATCCTATTCATATCTCAGTCACTCTCCCCTTTCCGCTCGCAGAATCAAAGGTTCAACAAATGCGTTAAACTACCAGTCAATAACGTGTTTAGCGATAATCTTTTCTACGTCCGCATGCGGCCTGGCAATGACATTGGAGCTATAGATCTTGCCCACCTTGCTGGCTTCTTTGATGCCAGCCTCTACAGCCGCTTTCACCGCTCCTACGTCACCACGAATCACGACGGAAATTAAACCGGAAGCCACATTTTCATAACCAATCAATTCCACATCCGCAGCCTTGCACATGGCATCCGCAGCTTCTAGCACCGAAACCAGGCCATACGTTTCTATGAACCCCAAAGCACTGTTCTTGTCCACACGGATACCCCTTTCCAAACTAATCAATGTTCATTCCGCATCAATGTCATGTCTCGAAACAATCTTGCCTACCCGGCTGATGGGGCGGGGCATAACATGGGAGGCTGTCACCTCGCCAATGGCTGCTGCCGCTGCTGCACCGTTTTCTACAGCTGACCTCACTGCAGCCACATCGCCTTTAACCATAACCGTGACAAGCCCAGAACCCACATTTTCATACGAAACAAGAACAACGTCAGCCGTTTTACACATGACATCCGCTGCTTGAATTGCCGGAACCATACCTCTTGTTTCAACGAGACCCAATGCCTCTTCTCCAAAATATTCCATTGAAACAACCCCTCTCTCTATAGATTTAAATTTCAAGGATTGTTATTTTCATCTTTTTTATCAGCCGATAATTTGTTGCTTTTATAATATCGCATGCAGAAATTGTTTTTTTGAAGAATATATAGATATAATTAGCATTATTATATCTAACAAAATCGATTTCTTGTACAAAGAGTATTTTATTGCACAATCGATATAAACGTTCCAAATTCATGAATTCATCGAGTTAAAAACACCTTTTATCTTTAAATCACATTTTAAAAACTACTAAACCGGGAAATTTCACGACAAGCCTAAGCCACCTGAATCCATTGGTCCAGAAATGCATTGATTTTGTTAGGTTTTTTTGCTAAAGTAAATTAAAAATAATCCTAAAATCCAAGTTTCAAAACCTTGGTGGAGTTATATATGAGAATGGAAGAATTAGTCCAAGAAAAGCTGCGCCATGCTTTTCACGATGAAAGCATTGTATTCGACAAATCCCGTTTTACCGGCGGACTTACCAATTACAACTACATAATGAACATTAAGGGTATCGAATATGTCATCAGGCAGCCCGGCGGCATGACGGAACAGATTATTGATCGAAAAATGGAAAGTGTCAATAATAATATTGCCTCAGAGTTCGGCGTGAACTCTGATTGCATTTACTTTGATGAATACAGCGGAATCAAAGTAAGCACATACATAAAAAACAGCCAAAACATGGCTAACTCTGATCCTTCTTCTCCCAAAAACCTGGAATCCGTTTCTAATATAATGAAAAAAATCCACTCCTCTCCAAAACATTTTTCAAACCGCTTCGATTGGCAAACGGAGCTTTCCAAATACGAACTGATTATCCAACAACTACACGGCGGCTTTTTCTTTGATTACTCAACCCTAAAAGACCGATTAGTCACTTTTGTCCAAGAAAACATCAAAAATACTATCTTGGCCCCCTGTCACAATGACACAGTGCCTGAAAATTTTATCATTGACGATACTGGCAGAACATATCTAATAGACTGGGAATATTCTGGAATGAACGATCCCTGTTGGGATGTGGCAGCCTACATTCTTGAATCCAAACTATCCGCAGAAGCTATCCACCATTTAATTCAGAACTACTTCAGCCGTCCACTGACTCCTATGGAAGAATTAAAAATAAAAAGCTTTATGATGGCACAAGATTTACTCTGGACGGCCTGGGCTTTAATCAGACATTACAATGGCGACGACTTTCTTGGATACTGCTGTATTAGATATGAACGCTTCCGAAAAAACATCAAAACAATGACCAAATCACCCCATTGTTCCATTGCCAGCATGGTCATGAGTTGAACCTCCTTTTTGGCTAGATTCTTGGGGCTACCCGGTAGACCGACAACAAAAAAGGTGCCAATCGACAAAGGGTTCGCTCGGATATGGCAAATACGCCACGTCCCTGGCGGTTCCATTTATCAACCCTAGCACCGTCAGTGACCTTAGTAGGGTGTGGGAGAACCTAGTTGTCCTGAGTTGAAGTAAAGCGGGTACTTGCTCAGTCCCCCACAGTACGTGATTATAGTCTATGTAGCTGTGACGTCTGTCGGGTTCCGAATAAATCATAAAATAGGCCCCGCCTTGCTCCAAGGCGGGGCCTATTTTATGTTGCCAAAAAATGCAATCAAAATAAGGATGCCAGTAGATGGCATTCTTATTTTGATTTATCTGCGGGTCTTTAGAGAGATTCCTCTATATAAAGTTGCTTAAGGTATATGGAGCCACTACCGGCTTCACTAAACGCCCAACAATCGAAGCTTATAGTTATTACTTCCCATTTATATACCACTGCGACAAAACCAGATTCGCAGCCTTGTCAACAAGTAGTGCCTTAGATTTGATATTCGCAGATCGGCTGGTCGACTTAACAGAATGTATAGTTATTTTCTATTATTTGGCGAATGTATTCTCTTTACCTAGAACAAGTGTTTTGTTACAATAGAAACAAGTATTCTAAGAAATAGGGTGAAGTGCATGAGCCGAAGGATTATATTTCATATTGACGTGAATAGTGCCTATTTGTCTTGGGAAGCCGTTCATCGATTACAGCATGGCGATTCGCTTGATTTGAGGTCCGTACCTTCAGTAATCGGCGGCAATCCAGAAACTCGGCATGGAATTGTTTTAACGAAGTCGATTCCCGCCAAAAAATTTAATATTAAGACAGGGGAAACCATCTACTCTGCCAAAGCGAAATGCCCAGAGTTAATAATAGCGCCACCGAATTATAAGTTGTATATGCAGTGTAGCAAAGCTTTTGGGGATATTTTAAGGGAGTACTCACCCTTTGTTGAGCAATACAGCATTGATGAATATTTTATGGATTTCACGAACATGGAACGCCTTTTTAAAGACCCCGTTAAGGCAGCTTATTTGATTAAAAATCGTATCAAACATGAGCTGGGTTTTACTGTCAATGTCGGTATTAGTACGAACAAGATCTTGGCTAAGATGGCTTCAGAGCTTAAGAAACCCGATAAAGTACATACTATTTTCCCAGACGAGATTGCAGAGAAAATGTGGGTTCTCCCGATTGAGGAACTGTTTATGGTTGGTCGGGCAACTACTAAGAAGATGCGGAACAGGGGTATTAATACAATTGGGAATTTAGCCCATTATGACCCTAAGATCATTAAGCTCTTTCTAAAGAGTCATGGAATGTTGGTCTGGAATTACGCAAACGGAAATGAAGCAAGCCCAGTGAGGGAATGCCGTAGACCAATGATTAAGGGAATTGGCAACTCTACGACAATTGCTTTTGACGTTGAGGATAAAACGACTGCCCATTTGGTCCTGTTGTCATTGACTGAAACTGTTGCCGCAAGGTTAAGGCAATCAGGTTATTGTACTCGATTGGTATCTATTTCATTAAGGACGAACGAGTTTTATAATTGTTCGCACCAGAGGAAGATCTTCTCTGCAGTTGATTGTACAAATGCGATTCATAAGATTGCTTGCGAATTGTTTGACGAGTTATGGAAAGGTGAGCCGGTTCGACATTTGGGAGTAAGGGTTTCAGAGCTATGTCAGAATGATTTTCAGCAATTAGCTTTTTTTGAAAGGGATTATGTTAAAGAAAGGGCCGTGGATCAGGCTGTCGATTCGATACGTGCGAGATTTGGTAATGGGTCAGTTTTTAGGTCATCCTTTTTAAATAGCGGGGTACGCTTTAGCAGTGGCGGAACAGTGGACGACGAGGAATATCCAATGATGTCTAGTTTGCTATAGTTGCTGAACCGTAATCCCGTAATGTGCTCCATTTTCGGCTACCATAGCTTACAAGGACAAAGTAGAGACAACCATCTTAATGGTTGTCTCTTTGGGGTACTCCCTCTTTTTTAGGTTTAACATGTCCATAAGATCCTCTATCAAATCAAGAGGGATGCAGAGGACTTTATGCTATTAGAGTTTATGGATATTTGATATTGACAAATAATTATTTTTATGTTATAATATTTAGCCAATTTGATTGACAACTAATACTACATTGTTTTATTATATAAACAAATTGGTCCATTTTGTTTAGTTATAAACGTATTACAAGCCAATTAATGTAATTATTAGGAGGTTAATCTATTTGGAAAGCCTTCCATGTGCAAGCTGCAAGGGGTTATGTTGTGGTCCTGTTCCAGTAACACAGCAAGAGTTAAAGGATATTAAAAATCGAATTATGGAGATGCCTCATCAATATCGTTTGAAGTTAAAAAATCAGCTTCGGTATTATGGAACCTGTATTTTCTATGATCTTGATAAAAATAAATGCAGCATTCATTCGGCAAGACCTTCCATCTGTCGTGCATTTGGACATTATAGTAATTTAATTTGTTTCAGAAAACCAGAGGTGGCTAAGAAGCAGAATTGGAACGTCACAGAAAACCCCATTGGCATCTTGTCTGTAGACTATACTTGGAAGAATCTTAAGTGACTCCAGTGTTCTCTTCACATTAGAACTTTATGTA
This sequence is a window from Desulfosporosinus sp. Sb-LF. Protein-coding genes within it:
- a CDS encoding acetaldehyde dehydrogenase (acetylating) — protein: MNRIDNDLLSVQEARILVENAREAQKVLATFPQEKLDNIVGHMAEAVYNYARELAIMSYEETGFGKWQDKFVKNVFASDFLYKKIRDMKVVGIIGEDKENKTMDIGVPVGVIVALPPSTNPASTTIYKALIAIKSGNAIVFSPHPKAKKTIAKVLDILIRAAEESGLPSGAIGYLRTLAVDGTVALMNHKDTSLILITGVPKMVSAAYTSGKPTIYGGPGNGPAFIERSADINQAVEDIIASRTFDNGIVSASEQSIVAEGCIADEVRQELRRSGAYFMSGQESEQLSKLFFRPDDSLNPEIVGKSAIEVAQQSGLCVPANTKVLISEQKYVSPNNPYSREKLCPVLAFYVEKDWMNSCEKCIELLINEGRGHTLVIHSKNEAVIREFALKKPVSRVLVNTPASLGGIGATTNLFPALTLGCGAAGGGFTSDNVTPMNLINIRKVGYGVRKLEDITKGVQAGEIPEKNGNSRSDNQSSIESSHDLKELLEKLLEQLR
- a CDS encoding BMC domain-containing protein, whose translation is MDKNSALGFIETYGLVSVLEAADAMCKAADVELIGYENVASGLISVVIRGDVGAVKAAVEAGIKEASKVGKIYSSNVIARPHADVEKIIAKHVIDW
- a CDS encoding BMC domain-containing protein is translated as MEYFGEEALGLVETRGMVPAIQAADVMCKTADVVLVSYENVGSGLVTVMVKGDVAAVRSAVENGAAAAAAIGEVTASHVMPRPISRVGKIVSRHDIDAE
- a CDS encoding choline kinase family protein, producing the protein MRMEELVQEKLRHAFHDESIVFDKSRFTGGLTNYNYIMNIKGIEYVIRQPGGMTEQIIDRKMESVNNNIASEFGVNSDCIYFDEYSGIKVSTYIKNSQNMANSDPSSPKNLESVSNIMKKIHSSPKHFSNRFDWQTELSKYELIIQQLHGGFFFDYSTLKDRLVTFVQENIKNTILAPCHNDTVPENFIIDDTGRTYLIDWEYSGMNDPCWDVAAYILESKLSAEAIHHLIQNYFSRPLTPMEELKIKSFMMAQDLLWTAWALIRHYNGDDFLGYCCIRYERFRKNIKTMTKSPHCSIASMVMS
- a CDS encoding DNA polymerase IV, which produces MSRRIIFHIDVNSAYLSWEAVHRLQHGDSLDLRSVPSVIGGNPETRHGIVLTKSIPAKKFNIKTGETIYSAKAKCPELIIAPPNYKLYMQCSKAFGDILREYSPFVEQYSIDEYFMDFTNMERLFKDPVKAAYLIKNRIKHELGFTVNVGISTNKILAKMASELKKPDKVHTIFPDEIAEKMWVLPIEELFMVGRATTKKMRNRGINTIGNLAHYDPKIIKLFLKSHGMLVWNYANGNEASPVRECRRPMIKGIGNSTTIAFDVEDKTTAHLVLLSLTETVAARLRQSGYCTRLVSISLRTNEFYNCSHQRKIFSAVDCTNAIHKIACELFDELWKGEPVRHLGVRVSELCQNDFQQLAFFERDYVKERAVDQAVDSIRARFGNGSVFRSSFLNSGVRFSSGGTVDDEEYPMMSSLL
- a CDS encoding YkgJ family cysteine cluster protein — its product is MESLPCASCKGLCCGPVPVTQQELKDIKNRIMEMPHQYRLKLKNQLRYYGTCIFYDLDKNKCSIHSARPSICRAFGHYSNLICFRKPEVAKKQNWNVTENPIGILSVDYTWKNLK